GGGTTTCAGATTCATATGCTCCAATCAACATTGGTGGGTAGGCatctttatatttttgaatatgagttaaataaattgaagaaatacCAAAATTACTAGAAACGAAATCATAGTTGAACACTTCAATTGAATAAAGCACTgataaaatgacaaaaaataaaagaatgaagaaaatataaagCTTCGACTGAATATCacaattcattttcatttttcagaaatcaaaatGATACAGACAATATTTGAAATGTATAAATTGATATTTGTTCAAGGCAATGTGCTCTCCTATTTGTCACATTATTTGTTAGAACAGGTGACGGCTATCCGCCAGCGTCCCTCTTGTGCGATCCTGTCTATGATTTTATTAAtgtatttgataaaaattacttttaaaaatttgtaattgcTTTTGcaatttgcattattttctCACAAGACTTAATGGAACTAGGAAAAAATAtcagacaattttgataatacatcaaaaatttatttaagaaATGTGAACACATTTTATAGTCAAGTAAAAACATTTAAGcgttaatttaaaaagtaatattcaatcctctttcttcttctttccatGCTTTTGTTTCGGTTTTCTATTAATTCTCATCGGGAACAGACGGTAGAGGAAATTAGGAAGAAGaagattttttcggaaaaaccaaataaattcCATGAAGATTGCGATCACAAAACACCCTCCGATCAAGTAGTAGGTGgcttaaaaacatatttaaaaaggttacatttttgataacttacttttttcagaatatgtgTCGCTTTTGCTATCGAAATGTCTCAAGACTGCCTTCACTTTTCTGAGTTGTCTGAGCATTTGATGGTGTAAGTATAGCTTCGAACTATTAGTTATCATCACAATTGGCCCACTTCTACGACAGGAAAACTCTACATGTGACTGGAATAAGAGGAACTCCAAATTTGTCATGTTTGATATTTGAAGAGCAGGgcctgaaaatagttttcaaaataaattattagatttttaaacttacattttgtagattttattttcttgagaAACGGAAATGATAACTTCGTAATTGATGGGTTATTGGCAATTAGGAGTTGACCGTTTATTGTATGAGCATAGGATAATTCCTTAATCCGCTCGGAAagatttcctgaaaaacatCTTATTGATTGATACAATACGAATTGAAATACCACTGGTCTCAGAAAGATATACATCTCCTTGAAACGTTTCGCACCCAGAATACCGATCCTTGACTGCTTCAGATACAAAACCTCCTCGACATTCTCCTTCTACAATAATATATTTTGGAACAAAGTGTTGGTTTATTGTTAGAAAACGCTTTTACAGTCTCTATCTTGTGAAAAAGAACTTACGATAACACTTCACATTTATTCCatcagaaataattttaactttttcatgtCCCCAACGCTCTTTGATTTGATCTAATTGATCAGTGCACATGTATTGGTTATGCTCGAAAATATGTTGACgagaacattttggaaatgaTTTGAGCAATCCGCGAACATATTGGGCTTTGGttcgattgaaaataaaacatccTTCAATTACAAACTTCATTTCAGCTGGATTATTTTCTCTA
This is a stretch of genomic DNA from Caenorhabditis elegans chromosome V. It encodes these proteins:
- the irld-6 gene encoding Receptor L-domain domain-containing protein (Confirmed by transcript evidence), coding for MLKIYVFFLTLCQILHKIETFEENTEFDVHVETLVNTKNGGDPSFLTKFVNDKGIPQGLKGENYINPSFCSNIDDQVLTDEKYSNCTILQSKNGSVLKLNFWTNFDTFKFGVNLLELKNVTLELVYQTELTYLYFTAFRKCEDCLFNFTKNPSLVGLRFWNLAHDPNLENVPAKHRPKLYIRGNSRLSFTTFTGDRRKLLELKKACNPEMCVIQNDEECHFRYPIKGSNEYQYCRHVYGDMHFTGTFRENNPAEMKFVIEGCFIFNRTKAQYVRGLLKSFPKCSRQHIFEHNQYMCTDQLDQIKERWGHEKVKIISDGINVKCYQGECRGGFVSEAVKDRYSGCETFQGDVYLSETSGNLSERIKELSYAHTINGQLLIANNPSITKLSFPFLKKIKSTKCPALQISNMTNLEFLLFQSHVEFSCRRSGPIVMITNSSKLYLHHQMLRQLRKVKAVLRHFDSKSDTYSEKTTYYLIGGCFVIAIFMEFIWFFRKNLLLPNFLYRLFPMRINRKPKQKHGKKKKED